A genomic segment from Ptychodera flava strain L36383 chromosome 19, AS_Pfla_20210202, whole genome shotgun sequence encodes:
- the LOC139118536 gene encoding uncharacterized protein encodes MSLYPTKGEEGLPILHEPDNLSGSTTQKLVYVYKNSGGKTCMWIVVGLILVIAVVAMTLAIVSYNTSKEIQRTVVFYGNGGLYDSKMSADPAENTERFEMPIQMEHNGKSIVGKAVVVHDFNAGYTAYKVSTGEKGICYISKLNRTFIKYDPHALSDFLNDYKDQKIIRDPKFTVTCSPDSSDEVIDITTINSPEISETCTGTVKSFFLNSCEHAKRQKNVVTPTSV; translated from the exons ATGTCTCTGTACCCAACCAAAGGCGAGGAAGGTCTACCTATCTTGCACGAACCTGACAACTTATCGGGCAGTACAACGCAAAAACTTGTATAC GTGTACAAGAATTCTGGCGGGAAGACATGTATGTGGATAGTGGTCGGCCTCATTCTTGTCATCGCCGTCGTTGCAATGACGTTAGCCATAGTGTCGTATAATACAAGCAAGGAAATTCAA AGAACTGTGGTTTTCTATGGCAACGGCGGCTTGTACGATTCCAAGATGTCTGCCGATCCTGCCGAGAATACAGAGAGATTTGAAATGCCGATTCAAATGGAACATAACGGTAAATCAATCGTTGGGAAGGCGGTAGTCGTCCACGACTTCAACGCG GGTTATACAGCATACAAAGTTTCTACAGGAGAGAAAGGTATCTGCTACATATCGAAGTTGAACAGAACTTTCATCAAATACGACCCTCATGCTTTGTCTGACTTTCTAAACGACTACAAG GACCAGAAAATTATCCGAGATCCGAAGTTTACCGTCACCTGTTCGCCTGATAGTTCCGATGAAGTCATCGATATAACCACGATCAATTCTCCAGAGATTTCTGAAACATGTACGGGAACCGTGAAGTCATTCTTTCTTAATTCATGTG AACATGCAAAACGGCAGAAAAACGTAGTGACACCGACATCTGTTTGA
- the LOC139118535 gene encoding uncharacterized protein → MSLFKKKGEEAQSILHPEIDPWETSTPRLVYIRNMSTPLLCAVISLLLIVVALVTTAAVFIVCAYKPVGEMEGIIIIIGPSGRQFDSLVYVNEDRQVERLIVPLVGERDGRPIRGKATVVHDFEAGYTAYSLFPGDGEGACFVSKLNRSYIKYDLGEMVAFLTEYQNQTMRRTPEFSVTYSADHIEEIFDLSVFKSPDIEQTCQGQRSYLLGPGKITADDTITGRVGRKRRDLPCILDILVLGADIKIGCPGREREPEPDFSEYFDYDFADELEL, encoded by the exons ATGTCTCTTTTCAAGAAGAAAGGTGAAGAGGCCCAGTCTATTCTACACCCAGAGATAGACCCTTGGGAGACGTCAACACCAAGACTTGTTTAT ATTCGCAATATGTCGACACCTCTTCTTTGCGCAGTCATATCTTTGTTGCTAATTGTAGTGGCTTTGGTCACCACAGCTGCCGTATTCATAGTCTGTGCGTATAAGCCTGTCGGCGAGATGGAG GGAATAATAATTATAATCGGACCTAGTGGTAGGCAGTTTGATTCCTTAGTATACGTTAATGAAGATCGGCAAGTTGAGCGGCTGATCGTTCCATTAGTGGGTGAGAGGGATGGCAGGCCGATTCGTGGAAAAGCCACTGTCGTGCACGACTTCGAAGCG GGTTACACAGCTTACAGCCTATTCCCAGGTGACGGTGAGGGCGCATGTTTTGTCTCTAAACTGAACAGATCATATATTAAGTATGACTTGGGTGAGATGGTCGCCTTCCTGACTGAATATCAG AATCAGACAATGCGGAGGACACCAGAGTTTAGCGTAACGTATTCTGCCGATCACATAGAAGAGATCTTCGACCTGTCTGTCTTCAAGTCTCCCGACATCGAGCAGACTTGCCAGGGTCAGAGATCATATTTGCTTGGACCTGGGAAAA TCACCGCTGACGACACGATTACCGGCCGAGTTGGTCGCAAAAGGCGTGACTTGCCGTGTATTTTGGATATACTGGTTTTGGGTGCCGACATCAAGATCGGCTGTCCGGGCCGTGAAAGAGAACCTGAACCTGATTTCAGCGAGTATTTCGACTACGATTTTGCCGATGAACTTGAACTATAA